In Carassius gibelio isolate Cgi1373 ecotype wild population from Czech Republic chromosome B19, carGib1.2-hapl.c, whole genome shotgun sequence, one DNA window encodes the following:
- the lsm10 gene encoding U7 snRNA-associated Sm-like protein LSm10, with protein sequence MDVSHSIRERTIAENSLVILLQGLHGQVTTVDLRDESTARGRVINVDAFMNIRLEKVLYRDRRGHVSSMDDLFITGRNVRYVHIPDHMNIIETIETQLAKIHRVRNFGASGGRKEYSKNK encoded by the coding sequence ATGGACGTGAGCCATTCCATTCGTGAACGCACCATCGCCGAGAACAGTCTGGTGATTCTTCTTCAGGGTCTGCATGGTCAGGTGACCACCGTTGACCTGCGAGACGAGAGCACGGCGAGGGGACGCGTTATTAACGTGGACGCTTTCATGAACATCCGGCTGGAGAAGGTTCTGTACAGGGACAGACGTGGACACGTGTCCAGTATGGACGACTTGTTCATCACGGGGCGAAACGTGCGTTATGTCCACATCCCAGACCACATGAACATTATAGAGACAATAGAGACCCAGCTCGCCAAAATACACCGCGTGCGAAACTTTGGAGCAAGCGGTGGACGCAAAGAATACTCTAAgaataaatag
- the eva1bb gene encoding eva-1 homolog Bb, translating into MNPIRKDMELLSNSMATYAHITENLESFALYFLLGVCSGLLLVIVLLILGITCRPRSKIKTLSSPDKRRLKESSEEDEEDKEEDQSEEGDDEDLEFPVVTGSPLSDQAQMNGTIKSVNVFASAEELERARRLEERERIVREIWRNGQPDILVTGTGTLGRVHYL; encoded by the exons ATGAACCCCATACGGAAAGACATGGAGCTGCTGAGTAACAGCATGGCTACTTATGCCCATATAACAG AGAACTTGGAGAGCTTTGCGCTGTACTTCTTGTTGGGGGTGTGTTCAGGTCTTCTGCTGGTCATTGTCCTCCTCATACTGGGCATCACCTGCCGACCgcgttcaaaaataaaaacactatccTCACCAGACAAGAGACGACTGAAAGAGTCCAGTGAGGAGGACGAGGAAGACAAGGAAGAGGACCAAAGTGAGGAAGGAGATGACGAGGACCTAGAATTCCCAGTGGTTACTGGGAGTCCATTGAGTGATCAGGCCCAGATGAATGGAACCATTAAGAGTGTGAACGTGTTTGCTTCAGCGGAGGAGCTGGAGAGAGCCAGGAGACTGGAGGAGAGAGAACGGATCGTCAGGGAGATCTGGAGGAACGGACAGCCAGATATACTGGTCACCGGCACAGGAACACTCGGACGAGTTCACTATCTCTAG
- the LOC127978910 gene encoding thyroid hormone receptor-associated protein 3, with protein MSKPPNSASRSRSRSRSRSRSYTRSQSRSRSRSRSRKRRYSSRSRSRSHSRERNYPSRDFQSNRGYNRGFRGYRRPFQYRGRGRGYFPRGNYHRGGSNYGYRSNNWHGHRDHHHHHQQQQQQYDHSYSPRRGRSRSHTPRKRSASRSHSRHSDKSSSVHSRRSSSSSRSSSPRRRNSTIGRLHSKDRKERGSPSESKGTSKESSKPTGSTPEEPSSKWEGLPNYDASPKRKAASSGGLSEITVSISGGSGNGGPLWRSIGSAGKSPPAKTSSSTGFGGFSKEDLKTEDKSASISTAFKKFLAEKKKPLSDRDNGRGETLSLGDADSEKSGSKMRAIFDASESGFDGSKTDKGLPFLDAEEEEYRQEMKDRKTEEESKYKDKPLVTMRDLTEERFGKWDEDVEEELDEELYRSRKLLSRKEEKASKKKEKKKSRISPSSPSPSRVSENRGRALFPAGREASPPAKSSAKKDPKFNFSIKAFTDDGESSSGALAKERRLSRDLVHPGKKDHDEFHSIFQHIQSAQLRRSPSELFAQHIVTIVHHIKAQHFQSSGLSLSERFGIYQRKAAEMEMMKPKKSPEIHRRIDVSPSAFKKHSHLFEDFEESGYKDHGKRHEGDSLDLRLAIERRKKREGGKSSAGSRTPSHDLSPERSSKHKKSKKSKKKRERSPSSSSSSSSPSPRQYRMREYPPEEHMEGGGGFNKARLGSREYPGPMDRGPRDYEGHMDRGYERGRGGYDRGGYDRGGYDRGHGGYDRGFLRMRGRGWNRGNYPGNNNPPPNLGGPSRPPDEDPEYTPKSRKYFQHDDRDKEGEMKWVDTRGRGRGNYPRGRGTFLVRKSNGSPKWTHDMFQGAEEGEIREGGTEQKDDDKSEENAASKP; from the exons ATGTCTAAGCCCCCGAATTCTGCTTCTCGGTCCCGGTCCAGATCCAGGTCTAGATCGAGGTCCTACACACGATCTCAGTCAAGGAGTCGCTCTCGCTCAAGGTCCAGAAAGCGTCGCTACAG CTCTAGATCAAGATCCCGTTCACACAGCAGGGAGAGGAACTATCCTTCCAGAGATTTCCAGAGCAATCGTGGGTATAACCGTGGTTTTCGTGGCTACCGGAGACCCTTTCAGTACCGGGGCAGAGGGCGTGGCTACTTCCCACGAGGTAACTACCATAGAGGTGGAAGCAACTATGGTTACCGTTCCAACAACTGGCACGGCCATAgagaccaccaccaccaccaccagcagcagcagcagcagtacgACCACTCGTACAGCCCTAGGAGGGGGCGCTCGCGTTCCCACACGCCACGGAAAAGATCAGCAAGCCGAAGCCACTCACGCCATTCCGATAAATCATCCTCTGTGCATTCCAGACGTTCCAGCTCTTCCTCCCGTTCCTCATCCCCACGTCGACGCAACTCTACCATTGGACGACTCCATTCTAAAGATCGCAAAGAAAGGGGTTCACCAAGTGAAAGCAAGGGAACCAGCAAGGAATCATCCAAGCCTACAGGAAGCACCCCAGAGGAACCCAGTAGCAAGTGGGAAGGCTTACCTAACTACGATGCCAGCCCCAAACGCAAGGCTGCCTCTTCTGGTGGTCTGTCGGAGATCACAGTGTCTATCTCCGGAGGATCTGGCAATGGTGGTCCTCTGTGGCGAAGCATTGGCTCTGCTGGTAAAAGTCCACCGGCAAAGACGTCAAGCTCAACTGGCTTCGGGGGCTTCTCAAAGGAAGACTTGAAGACTGAAGACAAATCAGCCTCCATTTCAACCGCTTTCAAAAA GTTTTTGGCAGAAAAGAAAAAGCCCTTATCAGACAGGGATAATGGCAGGGGTGAGACTTTAAGCTTGGGCGACGCGGACAGTGAGAAGAGCGGCAGCAAGATGAGAGCGATTTTCGATGCGTCTGAATCTGGTTTTGATGGTTCAAAGACTGACAAAGGACTTCCATTTCTGGATGCAGAAGAAGAGGAGTATCGCCAGGAAATGAAAGACAGGAAGACTGAGGAAGAATCCAAGTATAAAGACAAACCTCTTGTCACAATGCGGGACTTAACCGAAGAACGTTTTGGGAAATGGGATGAAGATGTTGAGGAGGAACTGGACGAGGAACTTTATCGCAGTCGGAAGCTTTTGTCTAGAAAAGAAGAGAAGGCCTCCAagaagaaggaaaagaaaaagagcaGGATCAGTCCATCCTCACCATCGCCATCCAGAGTATCAGAGAATAGAGGCAGGGCACTGTTTCCAGCTGGAAGAGAGGCCTCACCCCCAGCTAAATCCTCAGCGAAGAAAGACCCAAagtttaatttcagtataaaggCATTCACTGATGATGGAGAAAG CTCATCAGGTGCATTAGCTAAAGAAAGACGTTTGTCGCGGGATCTTGTGCACCCTGGTAAAAAAGATCATGATGAGTTTCACTCGATCTTCCAGCATATTCAGTCTGCTCAGCTTCGCAGAAGCCCATCAGAGCTATTTGCGCAGCATATAGTCACCATAGTACATCATATTAAAG CTCAACATTTCCAATCATCTGGGTTGAGTCTGAGTGAGCGATTTGGAATATACCAAAGAAAAGCTGCAGAGATGGAAATGATGAAGCCAAAGAAGAGTCCTGAGATCCACAG GCGAATCGATGTGTCTCCCAGTGCTTTTAAGAAGCACTCTCACCTGTTTGAGGATTTCGAAGAGAGCGGCTACAAG GATCATGGTAAAAGGCATGAGGGTGATTCATTGGACCTTCGCTTGGCAATTGAGCGGCGTAAAAAGCGAGAGGGGGGAAAGAGTTCAGCTGGCTCACGCACACCCAGCCATGACCTCTCCCCTGAGAGATCCTCCAAACACAAGAAATCAAA GAAAAGCAAAAAGAAGCGCGAACGCtctccctcctcctcttcctcctcctcctctccctccccTCGTCAGTACAGAATGAGAGAGTACCCTCCGGAGGAGCACATGGAGGGAGGAGGGGGTTTTAACAAGGCCCGACTGGGGTCAAGGGAGTATCCGGGACCCATGGATCGCGGCCCCCGGGACTATGAGGGCCACATGGACAGGGGTTATGAGAGGGGCAGGGGAGGATATGACCGAGGAGGATACGACCGAGGAGGATATGACCGAGGTCATGGGGGTTACGATCGGGGGTTT CTGAGAATGAGAGGAAGAGGATGGAACCGGGGAAACTACCCAGGCAACAACAACCCCCCTCCCAATTTGGGTGGCCCTTCACGACCCCCAGATGAGGACCCTGAATACACCCCCAAGAGTCGGAAATACTTCCAG CACGATGACCGGGACAAGGAAGGGGAGATGAAGTGGGTGGACACTCGGGGGCGCGGCAGAGGAAATTACCCACGTGGCAGGGGCACCTTCCTGGTTCGCAAGAGCAACGGCAGCCCCAAGTGGACCCACGACATGTTCCAGGGTGCTGAAGAGGGAGAAATTAGAGAGGGAGGCACAGAGCAAAAAGATGACGACAAGTCTGAGGAAAACGCTGCTTCCAAGCCATAG